The proteins below come from a single Drosophila miranda strain MSH22 chromosome Y unlocalized genomic scaffold, D.miranda_PacBio2.1 Contig_Y1_pilon, whole genome shotgun sequence genomic window:
- the LOC117190880 gene encoding larval cuticle protein 1-like, with translation MFKFVMVFAVLGLAAAGVAHVPHPQVSHQVGRSEDVHAEVKSEHSDIRADGFDADLLVSNSIQQASSGDVHGNIHGSFSWISPEGEHVEIKYVADENGSQPVGAVLPTPPPIPEAIARAVAWLEAHPQVPEPVHHSHH, from the exons ATGTTCAAGTTT GTGATGGTGTTCGCAGTTTTGGGATTGGCCGCCGCCGGCGTAGCGCATGTTCCCCATCCTCAGGTATCCCACCAAGTGGGACGCTCCGAGGATGTCCATGCCGAGGTCAAGTCCGAGCACAGCGATATTCGCGCCGACGGCTTCGATGCTGATCTCCTGGTGTCCAACAGCATCCAGCAGGCTTCTAGCGGTGATGTCCATGGCAACATCCACGGCAGCTTCAGCTGGATCTCGCCCGAGGGCGAGCACGTTGAGATCAAGTATGTGGCCGACGAGAATGGCTCCCAGCCCGTGGGTGCCGTGCTCCCCACTCCACCACCAATCCCAGAGGCCATTGCCCGTGCCGTTGCCTGGCTGGAGGCGCACCCACAGGTCCCCGAGCCCGTTCACCATTCCCATCACTAA